The following nucleotide sequence is from Schistocerca serialis cubense isolate TAMUIC-IGC-003099 chromosome 4, iqSchSeri2.2, whole genome shotgun sequence.
AGTGGGAAATGCCTGTATGTTTGCTCCCATCAGCCATCATGCTGAATGTCAAGTTAGTTTGCATATATTGTACACTTCGTGTGACAATTTCAGGGATGTACACTACTAGGgttaatagttggtaacaggtcaACAGGCTCACAGTTTTCCTTTTGTACCTTTAATTTgactttaatttaaatttatttgtatttaatttttatctttaatattcattaaaCTTTCACTCCAGGCTCTTCTTCTCTTATAAATACAAAAAGTgataacatcttatacaaatgtaaCAAGACAAACAAAAGCatgaaaatgaatatttttatttatgcaacTCTGGTAAAAGGGTAAAGTATACTCATCTACTGAACTGGTGAACAAGTATGATAATTTTAGTGCTGTTCAGTCATCACAGAACAAAACACCCACAAACATCATTGACAATCTCACCTGAAAAAGAGGCTGATTTTCATAGGACAACATTCAGTGTGACGCATTACATACCACTTTACACATCCAAGAACTAACAATTTGGATTTTGTCCGCAGTCTTTAGGAATCAATTAAATTATTTTAAACTATCACCAATTAAAATTACTTACTAGGCAATATTGGGTTATTTGAACAGAAACATCAACAGCCGTAGTCAGACATAAATGTACCATAAATGTGCAGCTAATGTTTAGTATCTCAAGCATCATTTATAACACATACTgattaaaatattgaaaaattctgtACAAATTCAAATTTTGCAGCATactataataaaacaaatttttgtgcAGTCTCAGTCATTGGATTCCACCtataaatgaataaacattaatgcCACATTTGGAGAGAGCTTATATTTTTTcattcttaaaatattcatactctACTGTGGATTCTTAAAGAACATATTATTCTCTGTTCATTATTCTCTGTCAGACAAATGTATTAAAAACCCAACACTaactaaataaaatattgtgtTACACTTCAAAcatataataaataaatgttaacaCATTTGATAGTTTAACATCATGAACAGATAAGTTATTTGTTGGTTTGTAAAAAGGAACTGCAGCAGTAACAACaaattcaacaacaacaataataacaaagaATAAATAATCATTATCTGTGAGAGGAAAGCGCTTTTTTCACTACCTTTGAAATAAGCAtggtaattataataataaaatgaaattaagtttGTACTATGGATGCATaagacaaaaatggtttaaattttCGTATattgtattaaatttatttttaacttgAAATGTGGTATTTACTGCAAAATACCATTTCTGTACAAAGCAAACTTACATTAACGCTAAACTATTCAAACGAAGTGTATTGGTCAGTACCTGACAGAGCAACAGCAATCTCAGTGTAAAGTGTAAGTATAAGCAGGTGAACTGCTACTGTTAAGACACACGTGAAAAAATTAAGCCACAGCAGTGCAGTGCAGCTACATGTTGAACTACACTGCATAAGTTACAAAATTGTTTATTGAAAGCAGGTTCTCTGATTATGTGGGAAATAGACAAAAAGATATTAAAATAGTCCCGCAAGCTATACAAAGGTAAAACTGCGAGCAAGTTATAATTTGAGTTCAAGAACTTGATCTTCATTGTTGTAAGAAACTGAAAGTCTGATTTCTAAAGCATTTTCTCTGGAAAGAGGGGGGAGGATGTTAGTTATTGCATTCACATATTCATCACTAATAACATGAGCAGGTGGTGAATTCACAGTTAACAGTTATGGTGTGAAGGGTGAATAGAGACTGTCCTGCTTCACCTTTACCATCTAACAATGAATGACAAGATTAAATTCTTCAAATAGTGACAACTCTAGGCTGGAACATCAACAATATTAGCAAAAGCATACGTTGCTTCTCATCGTAAAGATAATTCATTgtgttgcagacatgcacaatgaaaagatagttacacattatagcttttggccaaagccttcatcagcaaagaaaacacatacaTTCACATAAGCAAAcaatctcatgcacacatgactgctaccaCCAGCAGCTCTGACTGGAGATGGTCCTCTGGTCGGATGTGCCGGCAGTAGCGAACTGTGTGCGTGAGGTTTGCTTGCTTGTAAGAATGTGGGTGTGTTTTCTTTACTGAAGAAGACTTTTGCTGAAAACTAGAATGTGTAACAGTCTTGTCGTTGTTCCTGTCTCTAACTCAACAGGTCTTTGGAGTCAAGTCACAATCTACCGTCTTGCTAATATTGTTGAAATTAAATTCTTTATGTGCTTCTTTCCTGTATAGTCACAATGGTAAGAACACATATGACATTGCACAGTTTTAACATTTTTCTTGTTCTCTATCAGAActcctgtttttattgtttggagCTTATAATTTTTCAGGGCTGTTTTTTCACTTTttggaattaacaacaaaaggagGTTAGATATGATCCGTTTCTGCTCTTCCTCTAATACTGTTAGTTTCCTGAATAGCAGAAAAATTAATTCTCTGTCAGCTGCTTATTCTTCAGTCCCAAACATGTTTGTCTTAAGTTACTTAGTACAGTACGGttatgtggtagggaagctactgGTCTATGTTACACCTGGAGATATGAAGAATGCTAACATAGGTAGTATTTCACCTCTTATGATTAAAAGTAAAATGAGGACAATAAACAGTACAAACAAAAGGCAAGGAAACTTTTAAAATTTGGTATTACAGAGGAATACTGAAGATCAGACAGTTAATGAAAAAAACTTAATAAAACTGATGAGAAAAGAGTTttatggcacagtttgactaaaacAAGGAGAGCTACATCAGatcagcctttggactgaagacaacaagaacaacaacaacaacaacaatgatgcatAAAGATAATATTTAAAATCTCAAAAATACTCTGTTTTAGAATGATCATAGTAGAATGTGACTTAAGTACCATGAGTGGGAATATATTGTCATTTGTGTTCTGGTATGTTGCATCTCCAACCGAATGGACTAATTCACATCTCCAACTGACTGGACTAAGGCATTATATTTATTGGACCCTTAAATTTCTTAGACTTACTCACACAGTTTGTGTGATTTGTGAAGACAACTGACTCCCAGGAACAGCAAAATCTGTAATGTACATAGAAGTACCGTTTTTTGTTTTTGTGGGTAGTTATCTGTAACTTATATAAATTAGTGACTTCGTCACACTGGCAAAATAGTATAAAAGACTTAACTGTTTTTCTAAACATACAAAAAAGGGTGCAGGGTATAACATACacataataaataaaacatgaagTACAGATTGGAAGTACAGTTTCAGTCTTTCCTAACACAGTTATGATTGGTAGATTAGGAAACATATAAACCAAAGATGCACATGATGTGTCTCAAGATATCTCTTCAACATAGGCAAAGATAGCAATGGTCAATGATCCAAAAAGAGGGATATGATCTATTAGATTTGAAATTCCAAGACAGGAAGGTATATAATACAAATTCATACTTGTAAATAATAGAATGGGCAAACATATTCTTATTATTGACTTCCAGTTCACCCAACTGAATTGTGCATGTACAACTAATGATACAAAGAGGTCAAAATAAAAGCTTTCTACAACAGCATCATGAAAGTAACAGACAATAAATGCAATCTTATGTAAGTGAGCTTGAACAGATTGATATGTAATGATTATATCCTTGTAATAAATGGCTGATATGGATAAACAACTTGAAAAATTTAGTAGTGATAGTCATATTCTTGTAGCTGTAAATCACTGTGACAAAACTGACAAGCACAACTTAACTAAATGCAACATCTTAACTGCAAGAATTTATCTGTTTATTGAGACCGTAGAGCAAAATATTGATTGTAAGTCACTTTCCTATAAGTAACGGTGGATTTATCTCACTGTGCCACAGAGGTGATATATAAATATAATATTGTAAAAGCTTACTTGTAACTTTCATGTACTGATATGCAATTTGTAATTCATTTCTGAAAAGATCTCCTGAAAGATTGTTTTATGATATAATctacaaacacagcaacatttattACGATTAAGTGCAATTATGCCTTGCAGCCATAAGAAGCAACATATACTAGTTGTGAATAGGCTATAAGTTTTAATTATTAACCCCTTTGAGCTGATTTAGTCAAGGAAGGAGCCAGAGAATGCATCCCAAGGAAAGTCACTTGAGTACGGTACAGTACTGCATTGTAAAGCTACAGAGGCACTTCTAATTTCAAATAGTTATTTCACTTTATATATTCAATAAACAGTTTAGGGAGAGGGAGATGTTCAAACATTAAAAATGTGCCATAAATTACTGCACTGTAATTAAGTTGGGCCCAGCCTACTAAAATTTATTTGACTACTTGTGTTTTCATGCATTTACACATTTACTCTGTTTGGTCAAATGAGTATTGAAGTAACAACTGATTGTGTAAAAAATATGATTTTAAAAGATAGTAATAGTGACAGTCATACAAATGGTTTGTGACAATGACCTCACATACATCTGTTCCATATGATCACAATATTCTCTTACACTTTAGGCTCATAAAAGGTGTTAAAACATTAAAGATATTTTTATTAAATGTTGAATTATTTTGGGAAATGAGGGCAGAAAGCTGCTAAacataacagcacacacacacacacacacacacacacacacacacacacacacacacacacacaaactctgcaGCCTCAACAGTGTTGCCACAGTTACATGCATGTGTGCTTTTCTGTGCTATAATGTATTGTCTATTCACCACATTTTGTAATTTCCATTACTGTAAACTGCATTACAGGTGAAATATTCTATTCTGAGAACCTGCCATGTCAAATTTTTGCTATGTCATATTACTGTGCAGTCTGATAGTATATACAATGATGACAGCTGTTTATTCATCAATATTACATAACTACGAGTATGATAACTTCTAGAAATTTTTCCCATTATATGGTTCATGTGTAATAGTTTGTTATGGATTATGTCCATGTAAAGATGTCCACCCAAACAAAAGAATGGAGAAGCATAAGTATGTGTTATTGATTTATATTTCAACATTAACATTTGaaatcataaaaattaaattttatggtCTTTGGTATAACATATTTACATGACACTTTATCGTGTGTCTACCATTTAAAGCTCTTGAACCTAGAAACAATCTTGAAATGCAGTTGGAGATCAAAATTAAGGAGACATTCACTTAGCCTCTCTAATCAGTGCACACACAATCGTTAAGACTGAAACCAAATGCAATCACTGTAACTTAATGAAGTCCACAAACATACTATTACAAAAACAAGCAAAACAGACCACTTTCCTACTTGTAAGGAAACACGCATGAACATGAGTGATGACTCTGGAAGAAAAAGGCGGTAATTGCAGCAATCTGAACTAagcattacaaattttaaaaaacctaTGTAACTGATTAAAAATTAATCATTCTGACATGGTAAAGAAAGAAAAGCTGTTTCTGTTACTCAGTCACTATGAAATAATTGTTTTAAACACATTAACTGACTACATTCTAAGAGAAAGAACTGTAGACAGTTTACATGGCAATAAATTTCACAGCCTTTTTCATAATTGTGTAATACTTTGTTTATCTATTTTACAGAACAATAATAAATAGATTTCTTTTAacatgaaaaattaattaattttacaattgttgccTTCTTAAATTAACACAATAGTGTAAATGAATTGATATTATCCATAAGGCTAGTGAACACTGTACAGGccatatttttgttttctgttattgCTCCACACGTCACATTTTATACAGCAGCATTTTAAGTTACTCGTGTTTCTGAATCATATATTAAAGTGCCCAACTTAACTAATCTCAGTTACAAATGTAACAACAGTTCTTCAGATTGTAAACAAGGAACTAAACAGCTTCACTGAAAAAACAAAACAATGGACAAtgactcacaaaaataaaatattaactctTCAACAACACAGATAAAGATGAGAAGAGATGAAATACAGTAAATTCAGTTTTTTGTTGCCTACGAGGTGAAATGACATGATATCAATAAGTGTTCCAAATGTTTATGAAGTTTTACATATTTACAAAAATCTGAATAAATTTATATACAGATTTACATGATTCATGAGCAGAAAATTAGTCAACTGGAGGCTGTTCAGGAGGGTCTTGTGTAGCTGGTGAGGAACGACTACTAGAAGACAGTTCTCCTTCTGATACTGCTCCTTCAGGACTCTGATGTGGGGAACCATCAACTCCTGATACACCTGCTGCAATGGACATCTCACGAACATTACCTGGTAAATAATCTTTCCATGAGCGAAAAAGGTAACGAGTGAATTTTCTCAACTGCCTGAATTTGCAGTAGGTGGCTCCTTCTGCAGATTCCAACTGTTGAGTCTGTATAAGAAATCCTTTTTCCTTAAATGTCTGCTCCAACTTTTCTCGAGCCAAAGACTTTCTTGTTTTCCGTTTGCGACGTGATAAATGATATTGTGAAGAATTTTCCTCACCGACATCTGCAGGCCTGAAGATATGATCAGTGCTGTGTGCAGTACTGAAATGAGCCCCACTTTGTTCAGAAGTCCTATTCAGTACATTAGCATTCTGCAGTTCTCTTGTTAGCATATCATTACACACTGGAAATTGCTGAACATGAGTTCTTGAACTGTCTAGTGGAAAAATTCCTTGCGTgtgattatctttcacagggatattTCTGTCACCTCCACTCATGGTTGAagcagctgtaagaaaattctcagATGGAGACGATGATGATGCTGCACTTGATTGTTGAAGTGATTCTCTTGGAAAGAATTCATACCCTCTCATAGATTTATCACCTGTTCCACTGTAGTAACGAAAATTACCTCCAGAATCTACAGAAAGCATTTTCTTTTCTTGAAGGCTTGGTTTAGCCCCTCCTGTAAACTTGAATTTGCATATGCTGACTTCAGTTGTGGGGTTAGTACTATTTTCACTTGGCATGGGTGGAATGAAAATTGCAGAGCGTTTCTTTTTTGTTGGAGCTCCAGAGGCTGGAGGGTTGCCCAATGGTGCCAGTCGCTTCATCCTAGTAAAACTGGTTTCAGACAATGTGGGTGTGGAATTAGTAGAATTTTTATGATTGGCTTCTACCATCATTGAAAATGCTTTAGGAATCACAGTTTTACTGTGTGTTGACTTAGGGTCTTTCCCAGGAACAATTTTGGTAGGATTTGTTTGGGTAGGAGATGGTGTTGCAGTGACCTGTGGCAAAATGTTTACTGATGGCAAAGGTGATTGGACAAACCCTTGACTCTGCTCTGGAGCAATAGGCACTATGGGTATTGCGCCTAACTTCTGGTAATATAGAAGTTGTGACTGAAGAGCCATTGGATGCACAAAGACTCCTGTACTTGGCCAGTACACATATCCAGAAGGCATAGGTGGAATGACAGCACTGTTAGGATCAAATGGAAATACTGACACTGAGGACGGATTTGGACACACTGAAGGAGGAAACATACTTAAACCTTCTTGTACACCTTCATTATCCGGTGTTGCAGAAAGCATGACTTTGGGCTCACTATTTGCAATCACACACTCACTGGGAAAGTCATCAAGCAGAGATTCACTTTCTTCTGTGTGGTCCGCCTCACTCGGTGATGGGGGTTCACTTTTTACTGTGGTAGCTTCACTGGTTCTGGACTCATAAAAATTGTCATGTTTCCTTAACAGTCTAATTTTTAGCTGATTCAAGTCTTTCATGCAAAGATTCAGTGGTTCCTCATCCTCACCTAATACTGAAGTCCCTTGGGCTTTGTCCCAATTCTCTGTGTCAACACGAGATTCCACTTTACCAACATTACGTAAATAATCTGCACTTACTGTAGTTCCTCGATTAGGGTCATGTGACACAGCTGTCAGTCGCTTTTCCAGTAAACTGCTGATAATCCTGTTCTGCACATCACTGTGATTGAGTGGTACATTGGCCTTAAAAGATTCAAGAATTCCATTCTTAGCCCTTAAAAATGATGAGTCATGTGCAACACTGGTACCAGCTGTGACATCAGTGGATGTGTTACATATGACTGGTTCAGGCTGATTTAACTGTCTTCCATGCCACTCTTCAGTAGTATCTGCAACAGCCTTTGCAGTCATGCCAGGAAAAACAGTGCCATAATTCTTGTAAATTAAATGGCATATGTCAGCTTTCTTTGGTTTTCTTCCTCTCCGTGGCTTCATGTTGTCAAGAGTTATTTCTCCCATATATGGCAGGTCCTGATAGTTCATTACCTTATTTGCAGTGTTAGAACATACATTTGCACTTGATGCTGTAGAATGGTTTAAGCAGCTGTTGCTGTTCACATCAGTTCCACTTGATACAGATGATATGATGACTGATGATCTTCTGTGGTCACTCTCACAAGATGATTTGTTGATTCCTGTATCTGCAAGGAGGCAactatcagtgtttgctaaaagGCTTCCCAAAAGTCCTTTTGGTGGAACACACCTTTCACTGTTTCTGTTGACATTATGTCTTGCAAATCTAGGAGATGTTTCAGTAATTACACTGTCTTCAGTTCTATGTTGAAAATCCATATAGGTTTTGCCAGATATATCACTAGGTGCTGCTACTATATGCAGTCTTTCAATTGCAGTAGCTGCAGCAGTCAGTGGGGAAGTCGATGTACACTGACCCTCAGGTTCCCGCTTGATGACAGGGGGGCGGCGTGGGACAAGGGGAGGAACTGGACGTTGCTGCTTGCTCTGGGCAGATTTTGCAGCAGCTGCATCCTGCTGAGCCATTGCAGCTTCATAGTGGTCCAGATATTCTGGTGGAAGAGCCTGGTGATGGAATTTGAGCTTCCAGCGAGATCTGCGTCGTCCCCTGAAGTAAAACAAAGAAATTATCGCAACATATAAACAAAATGCTTCTGCCAGTTTGCAGTTACAATCCACAATAATTCAAAATCAAAATGAACAGATACTGTACCTTCCTCTGCCTCTTTCTCCGGGATTGGGCAAACAAGTAGATGTGGATACAGGAACTGAATTTTGACTCCCAGTATCATCTCTGGAAAAAGAAAAAACAAGTCTAATGAATATTTATATAGCCAAAAAGATCATGAGTTGAAGTAAACACAAGTATGATTTCAAAATAAGttaaatattattacaaattaaaaCTAATGCTTGTGATGCATAATATTTTTATATGTTAAGTATGACATAATAATCCCAATATAAAACATCTGGATACCAGCCACTTTCATCTTTAAGAAAacatacactcaagagccaaagaaagtggtacacttgGCTGATATCATGTAGGcagccacaacatgacatggcatggactcgactaatgtctcaagtagtttctgtatttgaatgcgcatgcctataccagttgctttggcatTTCAGTGAATATCATGCAGTCATATTTGTGTAGAACAAGTATTGGGATATCTTAAAATACTTGCTTTTATTTTAATATGATTTCAAGCACAAatgaaataatgatatgaattagtgtagattgctactcaccacaaagagTAGGTATTGTGCTAtggacaggcacatttaaaagtagacagTTAGACAAAGTCCTTCATCAGTGAGaaaaacatacacaaacacacacattcttacacgcacaactctctctctctctcacacacacacacacacatacacacacatacacacacacacacacacacacacacacacagaagtctaCTGCTGTCCCTGGGCGTAGTGGTGCCACAGTGCCCAAAGATGACAGTATCCATGTATTTGTGagttgtgcatgtgtgtatgtgctgTGTTTGGTTCTTGTCTGATGAAGGATTTTGTGCAAAAACTGATATTTTTCAAAAGTCTGCTTTTAAATatgcctgtctgccactcagcACCTCCTCTATGGGAGAGTTACAATCACTACTAATTCATACTGGTAAGTAAATccagattttccattatttaagcagaagtgccacaacatgtcgttgcatggactcaactaatgtctgaagcactCAGAAAGGGaggtggaaatgaaatgaaaattcttgagttgagaggatatgtgatgttatttcagtgagtaTAATACTGAGTCTGTATAAGCCCACTtagcagtatgatgttgcaccaccTCTGACCTGGATGCAAAGCACTGATTTGGTTTGGAAGAGTGCCATGAAAATTGTTTCCTCTTCATAGGCAAGCTATTCTAAAACAGTTGTAAATGGCCTTTGATATCCTGGATCCTGGCACAGGGACAGAAAAGATGTCTGAGATGAAAGCTCTCATGtaacagatctgaggatcttgctaGTCACTTGAGTACCTCAACATCAGGCAGGCAGTTCATACACACATGTCATATGTGGATGATCATTGTCCCGTAGAAAAAGAGTGCCATGATACTGTAACTTGAGATGTAACACATGAAAACACAGGATGTCCATAACATACAGCTGTCCTGTCAGTGTTAGAGTTCCcccagtcactaccagccatgaccttaaGTCATACCCAGGCGTGCCCACACTATTACGCAATGAGTAACACCATGgatcctctccaaaacattggaagaaaagGACCTCTGACCATGTGCCACCATACCCAACGACAATGGCCATTCAGGGTGGTGTGGAACTGcagttcattgctgaacacaatgcaatgtcatttatcaacagtccatgcttcctggtcacggcaccactccaaaagcagccATCTGTGGTGATAACAGCAGCCTATGCATGGGATAGTAATAATTCCTTAGTCCAGCTGCTGATAatcttaataataaataaataaataatgtgggATGACACTAAATGCTGTAGGGAGTCAATTACTTGTTCTTGGGTGGCAGGCACAGATGTCAAGGGGGTACAATATGTCCATTGCACAATTCAGTGAACTTCATGTATGGTTCTCATACGTCTTTGATCGAAACCTTAGTGATGAATATATGTGCCCTCACATTCCCATCCAGTCCAACATTGGGTCACTGTCACatacaaatgccccacaaatctgaatattgcacaatTCAACCAGCCGATGTAATGGAGACCCGCAGCCTGAAACTCTGTCAGGGGCTGACAACACTGTCTTACATGAGCATGTGGCATCCATGTGTCCTTGACAGTGATCACTCAAAATCTGATGCTGCTCATGCCCCTTAAATACCCACCCAgacctgataacaacactaaaaatGAACAGCACTAATGAACTGAGAAGGTTTTTCTATCTGTCATAGAGAtttgcaattctaatcatttacatgcctGCTGATGGTATGCATGCATATgatgttacattgacatctgatggTGTCTTCAGGATGCttgctttttgtcaggcagtgcatttATACAAATGTAATATATACATTCCCAAATGGCTATAGAAACATATTTTAACCTCAAGACAATCAATACCAAAACATATCACTTCAGTAATAGCGGTGTATAAATTACCTAaatgtggtgatgatgatgtttcgtttgtgctcaactgcacagtcatcagtgcccatacaatgtcccaatctttacacagtccaatctagccactttcatgaatgatgaagaaatgatgaggaaagcacacagtccctgggcagagaaaatccccaatacaGTCagaaattgaacccgggaccctgtgacccagaggcagcaacaatagccactagaccatgagttgTGGACTTATCTAAATGTGTAACCTACTGTGCAAGCCATGAATTAGTTTGTGGTGGATGTTACGCCAACATAATTTCCACTTTTCCTGTTGGCTCATAGATGATAGAAAGATTTCTCAGTATAGCTCCATAGCAGCTCAGATCTCTCTAATCATGTGAAATGTATCATGTCCTTTCTTCCAAAAATACTCATATGTTatatagaaattcttccagtccatatgcaGCATAACAGCAAACCTGTGCTTAACagaattggttaaaaacagtcttggttgctattgcaaccaagactgtttgaaCCCGGTTGCAatagcaaccaagactgtttttaaccaatactacatATGTTATATCTATTTGGTATGGCTGTTGTTGTAGGAACATGAAAGTTTGGTAAAGGAAAATCTGATTatctatccttctccatcatcaatATCTTCTTTTTTTGTCTCATCAATTCTGTAACATTTACACTGTATTCAAAATAACATGTTCAAGTTTTCACATTGGATGGAAGACAGAATATTGGAGATGGAATATTAGTGTGGACTGGATAAGGATGGGGAGAAGAAAATAAACCACTGCTCCATTGAAGGGAACTCCTTAATATTTAGCATGAAGAATTTAGGGAAAAATGGCAAACCTAAATAGTGGTGCCCAGATGAGAATTTTAACACTAATTTCTTACATAGACTGAGTCCTTTTAACAAAAACTAATTTTCTGCAGTATCTCTGTTTATATAAGTTATTTtggtctattttaatgtgtgttacataaaaacataataatgaaaGTATCAGTTTGAAATATGAATGGACACAATGTTGATTAATTTGCAAAGTCTTGCTTAAATACagtcaaaataaatatatttttatcatttctCAAATTTATGGACAAAAAGAATAATAAATCTATGAGACTATTGGGACTACCTATTTCTAATGGTCCTATTTGTATTCAGTCCATATGGATTCCCACTTTTGTCCTCATTGCTAGTAGTCAATTATTTATTCTCACACCATTATGTTGTATCAAACTGAATAACATTCTTTAGGATTTTTCTGAAAAGAATGGCTCCTTGTCACCAGCCTTTCACCAAAATATTTCCAAATCTGTTTTCAGTGTATTGTACAAGAAATTATACCTTGTCTGAATTTCACTACttatctgaaaatatttcttcattcagTGAAAATGGTCTTAAAACCAAGGCACTTACTTGGCAGTTTTACCAAGGAAGGATGGGCAGTGGTAAAACAATAGACCCTCATTCAGTACAGCTGTTCAAATCCCTGTTCCACCATCCAAATgcaggttttcagtgattttcctaaaccATGTTTTGGGCCAGGCACCACTCACTGCTAACAAAGTTAAATTGA
It contains:
- the LOC126475514 gene encoding uncharacterized protein LOC126475514 isoform X2 — encoded protein: MQTEDIGNSKSLDNDLSLNTSAEIAMTVKEEPCDKAAPVSPPSRSSSQEPSAADRDDTGSQNSVPVSTSTCLPNPGERGRGRGRRRSRWKLKFHHQALPPEYLDHYEAAMAQQDAAAAKSAQSKQQRPVPPLVPRRPPVIKREPEGQCTSTSPLTAAATAIERLHIVAAPSDISGKTYMDFQHRTEDSVITETSPRFARHNVNRNSERCVPPKGLLGSLLANTDSCLLADTGINKSSCESDHRRSSVIISSVSSGTDVNSNSCLNHSTASSANVCSNTANKVMNYQDLPYMGEITLDNMKPRRGRKPKKADICHLIYKNYGTVFPGMTAKAVADTTEEWHGRQLNQPEPVICNTSTDVTAGTSVAHDSSFLRAKNGILESFKANVPLNHSDVQNRIISSLLEKRLTAVSHDPNRGTTVSADYLRNVGKVESRVDTENWDKAQGTSVLGEDEEPLNLCMKDLNQLKIRLLRKHDNFYESRTSEATTVKSEPPSPSEADHTEESESLLDDFPSECVIANSEPKVMLSATPDNEGVQEGLSMFPPSVCPNPSSVSVFPFDPNSAVIPPMPSGYVYWPSTGVFVHPMALQSQLLYYQKLGAIPIVPIAPEQSQGFVQSPLPSVNILPQVTATPSPTQTNPTKIVPGKDPKSTHSKTVIPKAFSMMVEANHKNSTNSTPTLSETSFTRMKRLAPLGNPPASGAPTKKKRSAIFIPPMPSENSTNPTTEVSICKFKFTGGAKPSLQEKKMLSVDSGGNFRYYSGTGDKSMRGYEFFPRESLQQSSAASSSSPSENFLTAASTMSGGDRNIPVKDNHTQGIFPLDSSRTHVQQFPVCNDMLTRELQNANVLNRTSEQSGAHFSTAHSTDHIFRPADVGEENSSQYHLSRRKRKTRKSLAREKLEQTFKEKGFLIQTQQLESAEGATYCKFRQLRKFTRYLFRSWKDYLPGNVREMSIAAGVSGVDGSPHQSPEGAVSEGELSSSSRSSPATQDPPEQPPVD
- the LOC126475514 gene encoding uncharacterized protein LOC126475514 isoform X3, yielding MLPEQSFPVAEIAMTVKEEPCDKAAPVSPPSRSSSQEPSAADRDDTGSQNSVPVSTSTCLPNPGERGRGRGRRRSRWKLKFHHQALPPEYLDHYEAAMAQQDAAAAKSAQSKQQRPVPPLVPRRPPVIKREPEGQCTSTSPLTAAATAIERLHIVAAPSDISGKTYMDFQHRTEDSVITETSPRFARHNVNRNSERCVPPKGLLGSLLANTDSCLLADTGINKSSCESDHRRSSVIISSVSSGTDVNSNSCLNHSTASSANVCSNTANKVMNYQDLPYMGEITLDNMKPRRGRKPKKADICHLIYKNYGTVFPGMTAKAVADTTEEWHGRQLNQPEPVICNTSTDVTAGTSVAHDSSFLRAKNGILESFKANVPLNHSDVQNRIISSLLEKRLTAVSHDPNRGTTVSADYLRNVGKVESRVDTENWDKAQGTSVLGEDEEPLNLCMKDLNQLKIRLLRKHDNFYESRTSEATTVKSEPPSPSEADHTEESESLLDDFPSECVIANSEPKVMLSATPDNEGVQEGLSMFPPSVCPNPSSVSVFPFDPNSAVIPPMPSGYVYWPSTGVFVHPMALQSQLLYYQKLGAIPIVPIAPEQSQGFVQSPLPSVNILPQVTATPSPTQTNPTKIVPGKDPKSTHSKTVIPKAFSMMVEANHKNSTNSTPTLSETSFTRMKRLAPLGNPPASGAPTKKKRSAIFIPPMPSENSTNPTTEVSICKFKFTGGAKPSLQEKKMLSVDSGGNFRYYSGTGDKSMRGYEFFPRESLQQSSAASSSSPSENFLTAASTMSGGDRNIPVKDNHTQGIFPLDSSRTHVQQFPVCNDMLTRELQNANVLNRTSEQSGAHFSTAHSTDHIFRPADVGEENSSQYHLSRRKRKTRKSLAREKLEQTFKEKGFLIQTQQLESAEGATYCKFRQLRKFTRYLFRSWKDYLPGNVREMSIAAGVSGVDGSPHQSPEGAVSEGELSSSSRSSPATQDPPEQPPVD